Below is a genomic region from Pseudarthrobacter sulfonivorans.
CGCGGAACGGCCGTTTCCTCTGCCAGGGTCCTTCGCCGAGCGCAGCGGCGGGGTGACCATGAGCTGGGAGTAGCCGGCGAGCGGGAGCTGCGCTTCCCATTCATCGCCCGTGGCGGACAGCACCCGCACGCCACGCGCGACGCCCCGGCAGTGCTCCAGGAATAGGTCCAGCACCGCCGTCTTCCCGGATCCCCGGGGGCCGCTGAGTACCACCGTACGCACGTTGCCTTTACGCACAGTGCGCAGCGTCTCCAGTAACTCCTCGAAGACCTCGGCATGGCCGAGCAGCGCCAGGTTCTCCTCGGGGTTGCCGTGGTGGTGGCCCGGAATCATGCTGGCAAGCTTACTCGACCGCGCGTCGTGGCCACGCCAGCGGGTTTCAGTCACAGCGGGCTCAGCCCAGATCTCCGCCTGCCACCGGAAGGATGCTGCCAGTGACATACGATGCTTCGTCGGAGGCCAGGAATACGATGGGCGCAGCCTGTTCGTCCAGTGTGCCGTACCGCTTCAAAAAGGATGATTCAACGGTCTGGTTCACAATGGCCTGGTGCCACGCCTTTTCGGTAGCTGACTCGGCTTCCGGTCCGCGCTTGACCTTTCGTGGCGGAGCTTCGGTGCCGCCCGGGGCGGTAGCAACGACGCGGATGCCGCGCCCGGCAACCTCCATGGCCAGGGACTGGGTCAGGGCGTTGACACCGCCCTTCGCTGCGGCGTACGGGACGCGGTGCATTCCGCGGGTGGCCACTGAGGAGACGTTCACGATGGTGCCCGATTCCTGGGCGAGCATCGCCGGGAGGACGGCGCGGCAGGACCACAGGGTGGGGAACAGCGAACGGCGGATCTCCCGCTCAATCTTCTCCTCGTCGTATTCTTCGAAAGGGCGGGCCCAAATGGTTCCTCCCACGTTATTGACGAGCACGTCAACCCTTCCGTGGAGGGCCAAGGCGGCGTTCACTGCCTGTTCTGCTCCGGCGAAGCTTTCCAGGTCCGCCGTGACGGAGCTGGCTGACCCGCCGCATCCAGACTCCTGGGCGGCTTCCTGGATTCCCTTGGCAACGTCCTGCACAATGTCGGCGCGGTCAACCAGGACCACCGAGCCTCCTTCAGCCCCGATCCGCTCCGCGACCTTCTGCCCGATTCCCTGAGCCGCGCCGGTGACCACGGCCACTTTGCCGGCGAAGCGGCCGGGCGTGATGAACTGTCCTGAGTACGCCCCCACCGTCAGAAACCCTTGCCCGTGGCGTTGATCGCTTCGGCCATGGTGCCCTTTGCATCGCGGGCGTGAGCCATGATGACTTCCCGGGCCCGCTCCTTGTCGCCGCGCTCAAAAGCCTCCACGACATCAAGGTGGTCCTGGGCGACCCGCTCAAAGATCTGGGTGCCCTCTTCAAAGGTGGCTGCCATTTGGGCGTGGACGTCGAGCCGACGGTACGACTCCAGCAGCATGGGGTTGTCGGAGATCATGAACAGGTACTCGTGGAACTCTTCATTGGTCCTGACATACTCTTCCGGGTCAAGAATCCTTCCAGCGTCCACCGCACGTGTGGTGGCTTCGGCAAGACGACGGAACTGGTGCAACTGCTCCTTGCTCAGACGGTCCAACATCAGCTCGGTCACGGCAAGTTCAAGACCCATGCGGGCGTCCAGGTGCGCGAAACTGTCTTCCTTACGGAACTCGAGCCGGCCGGTCTCCAGAGATGAAATGGCTTCCACGCGGCTGATGGTGTCGCCTGCGGTCTCCACCTTATCCGCGGGGGCGGGCGCGCCCGTCTCGGCGTCCCCGCCGGTGGTTTCCTTGGGAGCGAAACGTTCAAAGTAGAAGTTGGCTGGCTGTATGCCCTCGGTGTCCAGCCACTTGGAGACGGCGTTGACCATGGGCGGCGGTCCGCAAAGGTAGATATCGACGTCGCCATCGTTGAGGTGGGACGGCTGGATGATCTGCGTGACGTAGCCCGTGTGCGGTGCGGTTGTCCCCGGCTCGGAGGCAATGTAATCCCAGCTGAAGGTCGGCAACTTCGCTTCGTAGGTGCGCAGCCAGTCGAGGCCCACGATGTCGGCTTCACGAGAGACGCCATAAATCAGGTGGACCGGCGTGGCCGGGGGGTTCTCGGACAACTTCTCCAGAATGGACAGGAGCGGGGCCAGGCCGGTGCCGCCTGCCAGCAGGAGCAGGGGGCGCTTGGGCTCGCGAAGGAAGAAGGAGCCGTAAGGGCCTGTGAACTCGATGGTGTCCCCTACTGCCGCGCGGTCACGCAGGTACTCGGACATCGCGCCTTGCGGCGTGATGCGCACCATGAAGGACGCATCCATCCCTTCGGGGCCGTTGCTGAACGAGTATGAGCGCTCCGCGTCGGTGCCCGGGACCTTGATGTTGACGTACTGGCCGGGCAGGAAAGCCAGTGCTTCCCGGTTCTGCACCTCCAGAGCGAAGGAGATGGTGGACTCCGAATGCTTGTCGAGTTCCTTCAGCGTGGAAACAAAAGTGGCAGCTGAGGTTTTCGCGGATTCGGAGGTCGCCGGGATCTGGATGGCGAGGTCCGATTCCGGAACGGCCTGGCAAGTGAGGAGGTAGCCCTTCTCAAGCTCCTCCTCGGTCATGGCGTCGTCGATATAGTCGCCGGGGTCGAAAGAGCCGGAGTCGCAAAACGCCTTGCACGTGCCGCAGGCGCCATCCCGACAGTCTGAGGGGATGTTGATGCGGGCCTTGTACGCCGCGTCCATGACGGTCTCGTAGTCGCCGACTTTGATGACTTTAGTGACGCCATCTTCGAAACTGAGGGCTACCTGATGGCCCATGATTTCCTCCTGGTTGGGGGTCGCATCCTCGCAACCCCCGGAAAGTTAGTGCGGTTATCTCTTACGAGCAGACCCGGCGGCGGGATGCTCCTGCGGGCGCTGCTGCGGCCGCGCCGTACGGTTGCCGGGACGCCGTCAGATCATGTAGACATCCACCACGTGGTGGATGTAGTCGTTCTTCAGTACAACCTTCTTTTTCAGGATCACCGGCTGCTCGCCGGAGAGATCGATGGTGTAGAAGCTCGTGCCGAAATAGGTGTCGGTGGTGTTGTACCGGAAGTACAGGGTGAACCAGTTGAAACGGACCTTGACCTGGTCGCCGTCGTGCTCCAGGACTTCAACGTCCGTGATGTTATGCCCGGTGCGCGGCTCAGGGAGGGAGGTAGCGGAGGAGCGGTCCGTCTTGATCCGGAAGACCCGGTCCTCGATGCCGCCGCGGTTGTCGTAATAGATGAGCGAGATCTCGTTCTGGGGGTCCACCGTGAGCCGGTCATCGACGTCCCACGCCGGCATCCAGTACTCGGAGTCCGGGTGGTAGCACTGGAGCCACTCGTCGAACTGGCGGTCGTCCAGCAGCCGGGCTTCCCGGTAAAGGAAGGCGCGGACAGTCTCGAGGGTCGCGATTTCATCGGCGCTCTTGAGCGCGGTTAAGGAGTTAATGAGGTTGGCCATTGGTTTTCAGCACTCTCTGTAGGGATTCGGAAAGTCTTGATTACGCCGTGACCGGTAAGGATTCCTGGGCAACGGATTCCGCCTCGGCGAGGGCCTTGTCCATTACTTCCTTCCAGTACCCGTGCTGGATCGGGTAGAGTCCCTCGTCTTCGGTGCGTACACCGGAGGCGATCACCCGCGACATGCCCAGCGCTGTGGCCTGCTCGTCAGGACCCGCAATTTCGTGGGTGGAGCCTCGCGTCATGTCGTTCCACGGCGCGGATGTGGCCCAGTAGGTCTTGTTGCAGGATCGGAACTCCTCGAGGTCGTCCGGTGTGGCCATGCCGGTTGCATTGAAGAAGTCCTCGTACTGGCGGATGCGCTTTGAGCGGTTTTCCTGCGATTCACCCTTCGGCGCGATGCAGTAGATCGTCACCTCGGTCTGGTCCGCTGATATGGGACGGAAGTGACGGATCTGCGACGAGAACTGGTCCATGATGTACACATTCGGGTACAGGCAGAGGTTGCGTGAAATGTTGATCATGAAGTTTGCCATCTCCTCGCCGTACTTTTCGACGAGCTCGTCGCGGCGGTCCCACAACGGACGGTCCTCGGGGTTGGTCCACTCCTGCCACAGCAGCAGGTGCCCGTGATCGTAGGAATAGAAGCCGCCTTTAACCTTGCCCCACTTGCCGGCGTCCATGGCCTTGGTCTTGTTGGCGGAATCACCGGCGGTGCGGCGGGCCGTCGTCGCGGCGTAGTTCCAGTGCACGGCGGTGACGTGGTAGCCGTCGGCGCCGTTTTCCGCCTGGACCTTCCAGTTGCCGTCATAGGTGTAGGTGGACGACCCGCGCAGGACCTCGAGCCCCTCCGGGGACTGGTCCACAATCGAATCGATGACTTTGGTGGCATCTCCCAGGTGCTCCTCCAGCGGGAGGACGTCAGCTTTCAATGAGCCGAACAGGAAGCCCCGGTAGGAGTCGAAGCGGGCTACCTTGGTGAGGTCGTGTGAGCCCTCCTTGTTGAAGGTTTCCGGGTATCCGGCATTGCGGGAATCCTTGACTTTAAGGAGCTCTCCGGAGTTCTTGAATGTCCAGCCGTGGAAGGGACAGGTGAAGGTGGTCCTGTTGTCGGTCTTGCGCCGGCACAGCATGGCGCCACGGTGGGAGCAGGCGTTGACGATGCAGTTGATCTTCTCGTCCTTGTCCCGTGTAAGCACGACGGGAGTCCGGCCAATGTAGGTGGTGAAGTAGTCCCCCACGTTGGGGATCTGGGATTCATGGGCAAGGTAGACCCAGTTGCCCTCGAAGATGTGCTTCATCTCCAATTCAAAGATTTCCTGGTCGGTGAAGATTTCACGCTTCGCCCGGATAACGCCGTTCTCTCGATCGTCGACGACGGCGTCAGCCAGGACTCCACGGACACGTGTCAGATTCTCGGTCATGGTGTGCTCCTTCTTTGGAGAGGGTGCGGGTAGGCGGGCAGCGACTGTGCGGCCGCACCTGAACCCCCTCGGGCGGAATGAATGTGTTCCACCCAGTCTGCTGCAAGGTGACAGCGCTCACATCAGGCAAAACCCTAGTACGAACCAAGGATGTCTTTATGTAAGTGAGCCTACATAATCGGCGTTATATAAGTCCTTGTTTCGTCCTTATCACCTGACTAGCATGAGATGGACGTCACGTGAAGCCGGTGAGCCTGCGGGTGCACAGCCCGCGGCCGGCGCGTTTTAGGGAACGGGAAATTTCCCGTTCCCGGTGCACAGAGGAGTGTGGAGATCACTATGACTGAGAATCAGTTGGACACCCGCCAAGAAAATGAGGGCACCGCTGTGGAGGCCGGTTCGAAGGCGACCGAGCGCTTCGCCGCTTCGGGCAAGCCCACGGGAACGGGAGTACCCAAGGAGCGCGTGAGCTTGCTCGCCGGCGCCCTCATCAAAGCCGCTAACGACATCGTCGTCGAACACGAAGTCACCTACGAGGAGTACAACGCCCTGAAAGCCTGGCTGATCAAGGTGGGCAACGATGGCGAGTGGCCACTATTCCTCGACGTGTGGCTTGAGCACACCGTGGAGGATGTCAACTCCCAGGACCGGCCCGGCACGAAAGGCACCATCGAGGGACCCTATTACGTCCCGAACTCGCCTGTGCTGGATTCCCCCGCCACGGTAGAGATGCGCGATGACGAAGATGGCGTTCCGTTGCAGTTCAGCGGCCAGTTCACCGACACCGACGGCAACCCGATCCAAGGTGCACAGCTGGAAATTTGGCATGCGGACTCGGCGGGCTTCTACTCTCAGTACGCCCCGGGCCTGCCGGACTGGCTGTTCCGCGCCAACGTGCAGGCCGACAGCGAGGGACACTTCGTCCTCCACACCATGCGTCCGGCTCCGTACCAGATCCCCACTGATGGAGCCTGTGGGCAGCTGATCAGTGCTGCGGGTTGGCACGCCTGGCGCCCGGCCCACATTCACATCAAGGTCTCAGCGCCCGGCTATCAGCCTGTAACCCAGCAGCTCTACTTCCCCGGTGACCCGCACAACGCTGACGACATTGCTTCGGCTGTCAAGCCGGAGCTGATGCTCAACACCACACCGCGTACAGACGGCGCCGCCGGCGAAGAAGCCTCATATGACTATGTCCTCGCCAAAGTGGGACAGTCCAAATAGGAACTCCTGTGACATGGTCGGGTTCATAATTTCCGTCCAATGAGGTGCCCCAGGGCAATGAGCCCTGGGGCACCGTTCTTCCCAGCACCACTGGACTGCCTGACACAAGCGAAAGGAACCGAGCCGTTGAAGATCGAGCGGATCGAAGTGATCCCGTACTCCATCCCGTACACGCACCCCCTGAAGTTCGCCAGCGGCGAGGTGGCAAACGCTGACCATGTTCTTGTGCGTGTGCACACCGACGACGGCGTCGTAGGAGTCGCGGACGCACCCCCCCGCCCATATACCTACGGCGAGACACAAGAGTCCATCGGGACGATCATCGAGAAAACCTTCGCCCCACAGCTGACCGGCCTCGAGATCGTGGACCGGGAGCAGATCCATGCAGTAATGCGCCGGACCATTCACAACCAAGTGGCGAAAGGCGCCGTAGACATCGCGGTGTGGGACGCGATCGGCAAAACGCTCCGCACTCCAGTGCACAAGCTATTGGGTGGGTACACCGACCGCATGCGGGTCAGCCACATGCTCGGCTTCCGGCCAGCGCAGGAACTCCTCGACGAGGCCCTGCGTTTCGGCGAGCAATACGGCATCACCACCTTCAAGCTGAAAGTGGGCCGTCGGCCGCTGTCACTGGACGTGGAGGCCTGCCACGTGCTGCGCGAGGGACTGGGCGAGGACGTGGAGCTATACCTTGACGCGAACCGCGGCT
It encodes:
- the benD gene encoding benzoate diol dehydrogenase BenD; the encoded protein is MGAYSGQFITPGRFAGKVAVVTGAAQGIGQKVAERIGAEGGSVVLVDRADIVQDVAKGIQEAAQESGCGGSASSVTADLESFAGAEQAVNAALALHGRVDVLVNNVGGTIWARPFEEYDEEKIEREIRRSLFPTLWSCRAVLPAMLAQESGTIVNVSSVATRGMHRVPYAAAKGGVNALTQSLAMEVAGRGIRVVATAPGGTEAPPRKVKRGPEAESATEKAWHQAIVNQTVESSFLKRYGTLDEQAAPIVFLASDEASYVTGSILPVAGGDLG
- the benC gene encoding benzoate 1,2-dioxygenase electron transfer component BenC; this encodes MGHQVALSFEDGVTKVIKVGDYETVMDAAYKARINIPSDCRDGACGTCKAFCDSGSFDPGDYIDDAMTEEELEKGYLLTCQAVPESDLAIQIPATSESAKTSAATFVSTLKELDKHSESTISFALEVQNREALAFLPGQYVNIKVPGTDAERSYSFSNGPEGMDASFMVRITPQGAMSEYLRDRAAVGDTIEFTGPYGSFFLREPKRPLLLLAGGTGLAPLLSILEKLSENPPATPVHLIYGVSREADIVGLDWLRTYEAKLPTFSWDYIASEPGTTAPHTGYVTQIIQPSHLNDGDVDIYLCGPPPMVNAVSKWLDTEGIQPANFYFERFAPKETTGGDAETGAPAPADKVETAGDTISRVEAISSLETGRLEFRKEDSFAHLDARMGLELAVTELMLDRLSKEQLHQFRRLAEATTRAVDAGRILDPEEYVRTNEEFHEYLFMISDNPMLLESYRRLDVHAQMAATFEEGTQIFERVAQDHLDVVEAFERGDKERAREVIMAHARDAKGTMAEAINATGKGF
- the benB gene encoding benzoate 1,2-dioxygenase small subunit, with product MANLINSLTALKSADEIATLETVRAFLYREARLLDDRQFDEWLQCYHPDSEYWMPAWDVDDRLTVDPQNEISLIYYDNRGGIEDRVFRIKTDRSSATSLPEPRTGHNITDVEVLEHDGDQVKVRFNWFTLYFRYNTTDTYFGTSFYTIDLSGEQPVILKKKVVLKNDYIHHVVDVYMI
- the benA gene encoding benzoate 1,2-dioxygenase large subunit, whose amino-acid sequence is MTENLTRVRGVLADAVVDDRENGVIRAKREIFTDQEIFELEMKHIFEGNWVYLAHESQIPNVGDYFTTYIGRTPVVLTRDKDEKINCIVNACSHRGAMLCRRKTDNRTTFTCPFHGWTFKNSGELLKVKDSRNAGYPETFNKEGSHDLTKVARFDSYRGFLFGSLKADVLPLEEHLGDATKVIDSIVDQSPEGLEVLRGSSTYTYDGNWKVQAENGADGYHVTAVHWNYAATTARRTAGDSANKTKAMDAGKWGKVKGGFYSYDHGHLLLWQEWTNPEDRPLWDRRDELVEKYGEEMANFMINISRNLCLYPNVYIMDQFSSQIRHFRPISADQTEVTIYCIAPKGESQENRSKRIRQYEDFFNATGMATPDDLEEFRSCNKTYWATSAPWNDMTRGSTHEIAGPDEQATALGMSRVIASGVRTEDEGLYPIQHGYWKEVMDKALAEAESVAQESLPVTA
- the catA gene encoding catechol 1,2-dioxygenase, translated to MTENQLDTRQENEGTAVEAGSKATERFAASGKPTGTGVPKERVSLLAGALIKAANDIVVEHEVTYEEYNALKAWLIKVGNDGEWPLFLDVWLEHTVEDVNSQDRPGTKGTIEGPYYVPNSPVLDSPATVEMRDDEDGVPLQFSGQFTDTDGNPIQGAQLEIWHADSAGFYSQYAPGLPDWLFRANVQADSEGHFVLHTMRPAPYQIPTDGACGQLISAAGWHAWRPAHIHIKVSAPGYQPVTQQLYFPGDPHNADDIASAVKPELMLNTTPRTDGAAGEEASYDYVLAKVGQSK
- a CDS encoding enolase C-terminal domain-like protein yields the protein MKIERIEVIPYSIPYTHPLKFASGEVANADHVLVRVHTDDGVVGVADAPPRPYTYGETQESIGTIIEKTFAPQLTGLEIVDREQIHAVMRRTIHNQVAKGAVDIAVWDAIGKTLRTPVHKLLGGYTDRMRVSHMLGFRPAQELLDEALRFGEQYGITTFKLKVGRRPLSLDVEACHVLREGLGEDVELYLDANRGWTANEALEVLRRTEGLGLTMLEEPCDAKEALSRRRLVDKSPIPVVGDESVPTAGDASRELLSGGCNAICIKTARSGFTEATEILGLCTGLGVDVTMGNQIDTQIGSLATVTFGAAHEATSRRAGELSNFLDMADDLLADPLRIIDGTISVRDLPGVGAEIDEDKLAAYRLS